One Fuerstiella marisgermanici DNA window includes the following coding sequences:
- a CDS encoding phage/plasmid primase, P4 family, translated as MEVSFQTVPDLADATQVFICEDERDCEAILTLGLNATTTAGGQYAICMTDLRELSGKDLIIIPKHHEHRNAYAKKFRGELIRQLPDTPVQIKCLVDDGDFKSSRGDGPDAWLKHYLQQLGLHDDDGNLDTEMLTALYEQLLKVIDDLPDRAGEQAFEPEEMGSVTVPAADPTKTLHPGPVAAMRAVAFGLKRSGITTTQREPDRHDLYFSGPEQQEAELIFVSIRWDLTAEEIASSKNGKTKEIRQVCKVEGGWQCRNMYDAGRPLFKLFQPINGTSVFDSTTAFVCEGEPACEALRSIEVLATSLSQGAASPRKTDLSPLNGKTVTWLPDHDEAGEKFVRACRDQMNEQARDATVIVKCLSDDPDFGAVIKPGDDAVDLLEFHKDKTPAQLRNIIESLPDRSGEPRFWSTEDKLARIPLPSAKKLTATRQDELNELLCTCDLASGDAKVQAELAVCAFAIKHGVSKEETEEHWSSHGGGTSTDHFHTIWAQAAKAFRQNALEKLEGKSSSKRQESSTRISTPADEQGPTKNNASEKDDASSMDYATTGIAFLTINYRRKIAAKEHYTLVHWNGSFHEWSGAWRQIEDAKIESEVWHYIDETYERFSDSDVRNVVAAIRRKCYQSNEISYNTWSSGVDRGFRIAVDDGSLLDPARGTIEAPSHDWFSRTILPIAYDKNAKCELWEKVLLQNLEGDMDRYKLLQEFAGYCLWSELTFQKFLILLGEGANGKSVFLAGLSALLGLDNISNCNLESLTSNRFATVTTLGCLANLSAEISNVDRASEGVLKQLSSGDIMPFEQKHKPIVYAKPTAKLIFSCNDMPRFTDKSFGLYRRMIVVPFNREVPEHERIHDLDKPHRWKDELPGMLNWAIEGLQRLLEQKQFTYSEVCQAALTDYKFESNPAAAFLEERVTPDGRPNVRILKQELYNAYSNWCGHHGRRRLGDGEFAKEVRRKFKVSDARPSIDGLRQRVWRGIRMLSLKEQRERLDDEEAESQLDQLQRDLD; from the coding sequence ATGGAAGTCTCATTCCAGACGGTCCCCGACCTGGCGGATGCGACACAAGTCTTTATTTGCGAAGACGAGCGCGACTGCGAAGCGATTCTAACCCTTGGTTTGAACGCCACGACAACCGCTGGCGGGCAGTACGCAATTTGCATGACGGACCTACGCGAATTATCTGGCAAAGATCTGATCATCATTCCGAAGCACCATGAGCATCGCAACGCGTACGCTAAGAAGTTTCGCGGCGAGCTGATTAGGCAGCTTCCGGATACGCCAGTGCAAATAAAATGTCTCGTGGACGATGGCGATTTCAAATCAAGTCGCGGTGACGGCCCCGACGCCTGGCTTAAACACTACCTCCAGCAACTTGGCCTTCACGATGACGATGGCAACCTTGATACCGAGATGCTCACTGCGCTCTATGAGCAGCTCTTGAAGGTTATTGACGATCTACCAGATCGAGCCGGCGAACAAGCATTCGAGCCAGAAGAAATGGGCTCGGTTACTGTGCCCGCCGCCGACCCCACGAAAACTCTCCATCCAGGTCCAGTTGCCGCCATGCGTGCTGTCGCGTTCGGCCTCAAACGGAGCGGTATAACTACCACACAGCGAGAACCCGACCGTCATGATCTCTATTTTTCCGGACCAGAACAGCAGGAAGCAGAGCTGATTTTCGTCAGCATCCGATGGGATCTGACAGCCGAGGAAATCGCCTCCAGCAAAAATGGCAAGACGAAAGAAATTCGACAGGTGTGCAAAGTTGAAGGCGGCTGGCAGTGTCGAAATATGTATGACGCGGGTCGGCCACTCTTCAAACTATTCCAACCAATCAACGGGACATCTGTATTCGATAGCACCACTGCGTTCGTTTGCGAAGGTGAGCCCGCCTGTGAGGCACTCCGGTCAATCGAAGTATTGGCAACAAGTCTCAGCCAGGGGGCCGCCTCACCGCGCAAGACTGATTTGTCCCCGCTCAACGGCAAGACGGTTACCTGGCTGCCTGACCATGATGAGGCGGGTGAGAAGTTCGTTCGTGCCTGCCGCGACCAGATGAATGAGCAAGCACGGGACGCAACAGTGATCGTAAAGTGCCTCAGCGACGATCCTGACTTCGGAGCAGTCATCAAACCCGGCGACGACGCTGTCGACTTGCTGGAATTTCATAAAGACAAGACACCGGCTCAGCTGCGAAACATAATCGAGTCACTACCAGACCGCAGTGGTGAACCACGATTCTGGTCAACGGAGGACAAGCTTGCTCGGATCCCACTGCCCTCAGCCAAGAAGTTGACTGCTACGCGCCAGGATGAGCTGAACGAACTCTTGTGTACGTGCGATTTAGCCTCTGGTGACGCGAAGGTTCAAGCGGAGCTCGCTGTTTGTGCGTTTGCCATCAAGCACGGTGTCTCAAAGGAGGAAACCGAAGAACACTGGTCCAGCCATGGGGGTGGCACATCAACGGATCACTTCCACACGATTTGGGCCCAAGCCGCGAAGGCATTTCGCCAAAATGCCCTGGAAAAGCTCGAAGGGAAATCGAGCAGCAAACGCCAAGAGTCGTCTACCCGGATTTCCACACCAGCCGACGAACAGGGACCTACAAAAAACAATGCGAGCGAGAAGGATGATGCGAGCTCGATGGACTACGCCACCACCGGGATTGCATTTCTGACCATCAACTACCGACGCAAAATCGCCGCAAAGGAACATTACACACTTGTCCACTGGAACGGAAGTTTCCATGAATGGTCCGGTGCCTGGCGGCAAATCGAAGACGCCAAAATCGAGTCGGAGGTTTGGCACTACATTGATGAAACCTACGAGCGGTTCAGTGACAGTGATGTCCGCAATGTCGTCGCGGCTATCAGGCGAAAGTGCTACCAGTCGAACGAAATCAGCTACAACACGTGGTCCAGTGGTGTGGATCGAGGGTTCCGCATCGCTGTCGATGACGGAAGCTTGCTTGACCCTGCCCGTGGAACCATCGAGGCCCCTTCACACGATTGGTTCAGTCGAACGATTCTTCCCATCGCGTACGACAAAAATGCTAAGTGTGAGCTTTGGGAAAAGGTCCTCCTCCAGAACCTGGAGGGCGACATGGACCGCTACAAGCTGCTACAGGAATTTGCTGGCTACTGTCTTTGGTCGGAACTCACCTTTCAGAAGTTTCTGATTCTGCTTGGCGAAGGAGCCAACGGAAAATCAGTCTTCCTCGCCGGACTCAGTGCCCTGCTGGGCTTGGACAACATCAGTAACTGCAACCTGGAGTCACTTACGTCGAACCGATTTGCGACCGTCACAACGCTGGGATGTCTGGCGAACCTGAGCGCCGAAATCTCGAACGTCGATAGAGCCTCCGAGGGCGTACTCAAGCAGCTTTCGAGTGGTGACATCATGCCATTCGAGCAGAAGCACAAACCAATCGTCTACGCGAAGCCAACGGCAAAGCTCATTTTTTCGTGCAACGACATGCCCCGTTTCACGGACAAGAGTTTCGGTCTCTACCGCCGGATGATTGTAGTCCCGTTCAACCGAGAAGTTCCGGAGCATGAAAGGATCCATGACCTCGACAAACCCCACCGGTGGAAGGACGAACTGCCTGGAATGCTCAACTGGGCGATCGAGGGGCTACAACGGTTACTGGAACAAAAGCAATTCACGTATTCCGAAGTATGCCAGGCAGCGCTGACCGACTACAAATTCGAATCGAATCCCGCCGCAGCATTTCTTGAGGAACGGGTCACTCCCGACGGGCGGCCGAACGTGAGAATCCTCAAACAGGAATTATATAATGCTTATAGCAATTGGTGTGGGCACCACGGTCGTCGACGATTGGGTGACGGCGAATTCGCGAAAGAGGTCCGCCGCAAATTCAAGGTCAGTGACGCCCGACCAAGCATTGACGGACTGAGGCAACGTGTCTGGCGAGGCATTCGCATGCTCTCCCTGAAAGAGCAACGAGAGCGTCTGGATGACGAAGAAGCGGAATCGCAATTAGACCAGTTGCAGAGAGACCTCGACTGA
- a CDS encoding recombinase family protein produces MRWGIYVRVSSTDQNTSAQERELRRWLDGNGVPADSVEWFVDKASGKDLHRPAFERLQRAVFNGEVDAIAVWKLDRLSRNLRDGINTLADWCDRGLRVVSVTQQIDFNGAVGKMLAAVLLGIAEMERESIRERQAAGIAAAKERGIYSGRKRGTLKAKPKRAKELRARGLSDAEIAIALGISRRTVQRYLHAN; encoded by the coding sequence ATGCGATGGGGAATTTACGTTCGAGTTTCAAGCACGGACCAAAACACATCCGCCCAGGAACGCGAGCTTCGGCGATGGCTTGATGGTAACGGGGTTCCGGCAGACTCGGTTGAGTGGTTCGTCGACAAGGCGAGCGGCAAAGATCTGCATCGACCTGCATTCGAACGATTGCAACGTGCTGTTTTCAATGGAGAGGTCGATGCCATCGCGGTGTGGAAGCTCGACCGTCTCAGCCGCAACCTGCGCGACGGGATCAACACTTTGGCGGATTGGTGCGATCGCGGCTTGCGAGTTGTCTCAGTCACCCAGCAAATCGATTTCAACGGCGCGGTCGGCAAGATGCTGGCTGCTGTCTTGCTGGGAATTGCTGAGATGGAACGCGAGTCCATCCGGGAAAGGCAGGCGGCCGGCATCGCTGCAGCGAAGGAGCGCGGTATCTACAGTGGCCGAAAACGCGGCACTTTGAAAGCCAAGCCGAAGCGTGCGAAAGAACTGCGAGCGCGAGGCTTGTCGGATGCCGAGATTGCGATAGCACTGGGGATTTCTCGACGAACTGTTCAGCGATACTTGCATGCGAATTGA
- a CDS encoding AAA family ATPase, with amino-acid sequence MNLFTKYRPQCWDDVVGHARMKLRLIRMATAGDIGGRAFLFTGPSGVGKSSVAYILAREICDPDNVVEIDGSKVTTSGIDDIVSKRGQLLLGNKPGKVHVINECHKLDSRVIGRLLTCLEDIRSHEAWIFTTQGVRQKQIGLFDDADSGALESRCTVFELEGERYATLFAQRAMQIAVDEGLESGQELVAYVRLAAQCEFNLRKMLSRLDAGEFLPEQAVEILESQTLSFAGC; translated from the coding sequence ATGAATTTGTTCACGAAGTACCGCCCCCAATGTTGGGATGATGTTGTCGGCCACGCTCGCATGAAGCTGAGGCTGATCCGCATGGCAACTGCCGGGGATATCGGTGGGCGGGCGTTTCTATTCACCGGTCCATCCGGCGTCGGAAAATCATCCGTGGCGTACATCCTCGCTCGTGAGATATGCGATCCGGATAATGTTGTTGAAATCGATGGCTCGAAGGTGACAACGTCCGGCATCGATGACATCGTCAGCAAGCGCGGCCAGCTTCTACTTGGCAATAAACCCGGCAAGGTCCACGTCATTAACGAATGCCACAAATTGGATTCTCGCGTCATTGGCAGGCTTCTGACTTGTCTCGAAGACATTCGAAGTCACGAGGCGTGGATCTTTACCACCCAAGGTGTTCGGCAGAAACAGATTGGTTTGTTCGATGATGCCGATTCTGGCGCACTCGAAAGCCGATGTACGGTTTTTGAGCTGGAAGGCGAACGATACGCCACGCTGTTTGCCCAAAGGGCGATGCAGATTGCCGTTGATGAAGGGCTCGAATCCGGCCAGGAGCTGGTCGCCTACGTTCGCCTCGCTGCCCAATGCGAATTCAATCTACGAAAAATGCTGAGCCGATTGGACGCTGGCGAGTTTCTGCCAGAGCAAGCGGTTGAGATTCTGGAATCGCAGACGCTGAGTTTCGCGGGCTGCTGA
- a CDS encoding ArdC family protein, with the protein MKVDVYEMVTDRVVELLERGTVPWRKPWKGQNLHPCNGRTGSHYRGINPFLLEVAKISNGYKDHRWLTFKQAKDAGGTVKKGESSSLVVFWKWLEKADGDTGEVKRIPLLRYYRVFNVEQCKKLDESKLKAEPDIYEPSEWEAIENAERIADTWLESSGLRNRINHGGNRAAYCPSDDSLLMPDRDRFEASAEYYSTLFHELAHSTGHTDRLNRFESGGFGTDPYAKEELIAELGAAFLCGECGIESDTIENSAAYLNGWIRVLKGDKRLIASAAGAAQKAADMILGRKFEAKEDSTEKQPLVVGSMTT; encoded by the coding sequence ATGAAAGTCGATGTTTATGAAATGGTGACGGACCGCGTAGTTGAGTTACTTGAACGGGGAACCGTCCCGTGGCGAAAACCGTGGAAGGGGCAAAACCTGCATCCCTGCAACGGCAGAACCGGCTCGCACTATCGTGGCATCAACCCGTTCCTGTTGGAAGTTGCAAAGATCAGCAACGGCTACAAGGACCACCGTTGGCTGACGTTCAAACAAGCGAAGGATGCTGGAGGGACAGTGAAGAAAGGCGAGTCGTCGTCACTCGTTGTGTTCTGGAAGTGGCTGGAGAAAGCTGATGGGGACACTGGCGAGGTGAAGAGAATTCCGCTGCTACGGTACTACCGCGTTTTTAATGTTGAGCAGTGCAAGAAACTCGATGAATCGAAACTGAAAGCTGAGCCAGACATTTACGAACCCAGCGAGTGGGAGGCCATTGAGAACGCCGAGCGCATTGCCGACACGTGGCTCGAATCATCGGGGCTTCGGAACCGGATTAACCACGGCGGAAACCGTGCGGCTTATTGTCCTTCCGATGACTCTTTGCTGATGCCTGATCGAGATCGGTTCGAAGCTTCAGCGGAGTACTACTCAACGCTGTTTCACGAATTGGCTCATAGCACGGGCCACACCGATCGCCTGAACCGATTCGAGTCTGGCGGATTCGGCACGGATCCGTATGCGAAAGAGGAACTGATTGCTGAACTCGGTGCCGCGTTCCTGTGCGGGGAATGCGGAATTGAATCAGACACGATTGAGAATTCGGCAGCATACCTGAATGGCTGGATTCGAGTTCTGAAAGGAGACAAACGGCTGATCGCTTCCGCTGCCGGTGCTGCTCAGAAAGCTGCCGACATGATTCTCGGAAGGAAGTTTGAAGCAAAGGAAGATTCAACCGAAAAGCAACCACTCGTCGTCGGCTCCATGACAACTTGA